The window ATAATAACATTCCTAACATTTGAAtgcactacaaaagcatcaaattATTCCTAGAGACTTCTTACTCAACTCAACAGCAAAAGAATGTGACTTcaaaaaaaaacaagaaatgaTAATTTTCTCACCTGTGCTTGTGGAAGAAAAGGATTACTAGCCAAGTAGTAGTTAATAAAATGATGGTTATCTCACACAGCTGGAAGGCCCATGGAATGTGTGGGACATTGTCCAGGAAGATGTCTGGAAGAGGAGGATGTCTCTCCTGCAAAATGAAATGATAACTACATAGTGTGCTTTGTAGTTAtcatttataacaacaacaacaacagcagtagtactgtataataataataatattccagCAGCAGAAACCATGGCAATAATCCGGGCTAGTCCCTGAAACTGCTGATGTAGAAATGATGACATTATACTGAATACACTTTTCTAAAAAACATTCATTATATTTCTGAATGTGTAATCTGATGAATACATATtatctaatattaatattgtGAATATGTCTCAATACAAATTTCATGCAAGAAGTAATTTCTAATTTCAGGTTAGAAGTaattcacatatgtactaaacaaATTACTTTAAAAGTTCATTttgaaaataattatattaaggaaAAGGAAGATCAACACTAAATtacgaataaaaagtaagaataaagcTGATAATAGTCGACAAGAGTTATCCCTATCTTTATGTACATACATGATGTCACGCTCAACAGCAGCAGTGTGGAAAaatccacaaaaaaaaaaaaaaaaaaaaaaaaaaaaaaaaaaaaaatatgcggACATCTTCTCCAAGCATTCTCCAGAGGTATAAATCAATAGAATTGCATGAGCAGCATACATTCAGCTGTCAACATCAGGACTACATTTAGGAATCTAGACAAGAATGCATTTAAAAAGCTATACACTGCACATGTACAACCGACACTAGTGTGTGCAATACTTATTAGCATCTTATCCCTCATCTCAAAAGCATAAAGAACGAGAAAGTATAAATTTGCTATACGATTGGTCCCAGAACTGAGGGGGATTGATGTATGATGGAGGTAACTAAATTTAatggtgcaggcgaggagtcacaataacgtggctgaaatatgttgaccaaaccacatactagaaagtgaagggacgacaacgtttcggtccgtcttggaccattctcaagtcgaatgtgaCATTCGACTCATTCTCACATTCGACTAACATAAATTTAACGGTAATGGGAGGAAAAAGACATAGCAGAAATTATAAATTGGATATAAAATACTTGGGGAAATTTATGAAATTGACAAAAGACAGTGTTTAGGTTGAACAGAAGTAGAGTATGACTAAAAGGACAGGCATGGAAGCTAGTGATATGGATAACCCACAGGAATGTGAAGAAATACTTCACATTCCTGAGCAATATGCAAGTGGAATGAATTTGAATGGGAAATAGTAGCAGCGCCCTCTTTCcatagcccaaccacttgggctggacgatagagcgacggtctcccttcatgcagatcAGCATTCAATCCctgacagtccaagtggttgggcaccttttCTTTTCcctgtctcatcccaaatccttatcctgatcccctccAAGTGCATACATAATCATAATGGCTTgatgctttcttttgataattcccTTTGCTCTTTCCATAGTTTTAAAAACAGATAAgacagggaggggggaaaggggggggggaggaagaggtcaTTAGTCATTACATTAGACAACTGACAGTTGGGGTAAGGAGGCCAAGGAATCAAAGTTTAACCCTGCAAACTCTGTTAGATTAGTACAAATCCATATACTCCAAGAGAATATGTTACACATACATACAGCACTCTATTAACCTTCCCACAATAGATAGAATGGTGCCACAGCTAAACCTAAAATTGGACAAATTAAACACCGAATCGTATGATTAGAATAAATTTTGTAAAATCTGATTCACCACTAAGTTACCAGAATGAATGCATTACTGGGAAGGTAATGCAGTTCTGTTAATTCACCCAAGGTAGTTTATCTTGAACTAATATTAACAGCCATCCATATGTACTGTAGAGTATATTGATATTTATGTTCGGTACAtacaaatattttctatacagtaCACATGACTTGTTACATATTATATGACATAAATCAACGCGATTCAATTTCTTTACCCTTACCCTGTCAGGAACACGATCATGAACAAAGACCATGACAATAGCTGTGATCCATGTAACGAGGAACATGTACAGGCACGAGATGATAGTTTTCATGTACTCTGGCCGGAGCTGAGTTGCCACACCACTAGGCCGCCGCAAGCCGCCAAATTTTTGCTGATCTGGAAGATCTGAGGCTTGAGAATCTGACGAGTAGGTTCTGAAAGTGGAGATCCTACTTTTATAAGAAACCAATAATGATAAAAAAAAGCCATTCACTGGTGAAAATAGAATCAATTCTTTTGTGATTACTGAATGCCTTGTATCTAACATATCATAAATATTAAACAAAAGTGTAGCTACCTAAGTGTgattacaggatgaaagctaggCTCAAGGTATTCCATCTTCCTTATAATCTTTGTCATAAGAGTGAAACTACTCATGGTTTTGGCATCCAGCTCCACATTAAATTGCTCCAACCATTCACAATTTGGGTTGCATAAAAAAAAACTTCGAACAGTCTTTCCGCATATATAGCCTCTGTTCTTGAAGTTGGAGGCTTCAAGAATTCCGCTTGTCAGCTTTGTAAATTCCTGTCatcatcttgtatgtggtgatcatattgtCTCGTTTCTTTCCATTTACTAGCTCTGACAAATTTAAGTCTTTTCTTATAGCTTGTTTATCTTTTTAGGTTCAGGAGCCATTTAATAGCATGTCTTTACACCTTTTCTAATttaaaaatacagtactgtatataagacAATACACAACTGCTGCAAATTTTAAATTGTCACTATTGTGAAAATGTTTTGAGCATTTCTCAATCAATGATTTTAAAATACTTCTGAAATTGACACTTCCTTCTTCCCATGTAACTCAACATCCAAACACATTCACATACAGTATCTCAAAATCTCTTCATGAAAATCGTTTATTCAGATAATAAACAATACTTGTGCTGGTCGTCTCATGTGACTTCACTAGTGACATTCCGACACTTCAATATTTAATCATCACCGCCACTCATTTTTATCAGTCAAGAAATTTTTCAGCCATTTTAGTAGTCAGCGTGTCACCCCTCTACATGGTCTTACTTGCAAAACATCGTATGTGAGAGACAATCCATCGCCCTTTTTCCTGTCCAAATATACGTAGTCAATTCAACCATCCAGTCCAggattgatcagtccagcaaccaggaggcctggtccacaaccgggccgcggggacgctaagcccccgaagcaccaggaggcctggtcgacaaccgggccgcggggacgctaagcccccgaagcacctcaaggtatcctgTAAGATCTCTATGGCTCCATCATAATCTAAATAAAAGTGTTACACTGGACCTtgtaattcattattatcatTGCTTTCAAAGATATTCTATCCATTTGGTTTTAATTGCTTTCTCAAATAATCTGGCTACCACACTTAACAACTATACTGGTCTACAGTTTAGTGGGTCGTCTTTGTTATCACTTTCATTGACAACATGTGCTATACAGGTATTTGCTTTTTTCCCTATGTCTGTAAAGATCCTTGTTTGAAACTATGTCTGAAAAATAATTTATGGTGGAATACTAAGGTTGAGTGTGCATTTTCTCGGAActcggtgaaactccatctggctcACCTGCTTAGTCTCTGCCTTACTCCTTGAACAGTTTTTTACACTGTTCCAagatacttctaggtgaacaaatccacaagggctgtgacgaggattcgaacgtaCGTccaagatcatcccagacgctgcctttatcgactgagctacgacactgTCAATagagttgaaactgaagttctatTGAGCTTACTGGATCctccagcctctccgagacacaaaccagggttttacacaactcccccatgcactcaagctatgtcaataggccacgggagacatctcccgtcacgcagggtgcagtcgcgcctccacagatctccagtatcttgatactggtaatggctcaaaagggccaccacttacgggctattcatgcccgtgccacctcttgggtggcttaatcttcatcaatcaatcatcatcagtcaataggccattctccctcttcgcccgtaCTTCATTAcacaagtaagggcgaagagggagaacggcctattgacatagcccgagtgcatggggtagttgtgtaaaaccctggtttgtgtctcggagaggctgcaggatccagtaagctcagtagaacttcggtttcaactcttttgacagtgtcgtagctcagtcgataaagacagcgtctgggatgatctcggacgtaggtctgaatcctcttcacggcccttgtggatttgttcatttgatgcatcacgctattgcgatttctgtgtgtaatacttCTAGGTGTTCTAAGTTTTGTTAAAAATTATGCAATATTTGGTTCTGTGAAAGCATTGTTTTGCAATCATACAGTACTTTGAAACTGTAGCATAGTGGTCTACCTCCCTGACTTACAACTGAGGGACTTGAGTTCAATCCCCAGGCAGGACAGAAACAGGTGGGCAAGTTTCCTTTTAGCCATAGGCAATATCAAGGAAAAGGTCATTAGTTGGCCTAATGCAATGTTGATAAgtataggcttcctgtccctgcatTCCCTGACAAAAGGAATTACTTTGAGTTACACAAATTTCCCGGTTATTCCTAATAATCTGTTTCCCATTCTAAGTCTGGATTTTATCCATCAAATGCTATTTACTATAACTGAACTGTGTTGTGTTGGGAGGGGTAGAGGCAAGCAATGTACAGCTGGTGGTCTACTGATGTGGTTGGGATTCAGAGGTGTTGCTATCGTCACATGGTACAATGCGATTCTGCTTGAATAGAATCTGCTCTTATAGATCCCTTGAATCCCTATGTCTATGGCAGAAGACGTAGGCCATTCGGGCCAGGATGTCCAATAAACAGAAGAAAATGGTAAAATCTTAGTCAAGCAGGGTGGAGGGGAATGTTAGAGAAAGAAGGTAGATGGGATGGCATCAAGGGTGCTTGGCTGGGAAGGCAGCGAATGAGCTGGCAGATGTGGGGCCGACTGCTGGAATGACTGGAGGAAAAATGGGAGAGGGGTTGGGGGGGTATTTTAAGTTTTAAAAGGAACATTAGTTTTATCGTCACACAAAACCATTAGTTTAGGGATAACGAAGGGGAAAAAAGTTGCTATGGGAAACATTGCTCAATTTCATTAGGAGCCATGGTTATATTTTCACACTAAAGCCTTTTATATTTCAGATAAATATGCTGAGGTGTTAAAATATTGAATGGAAACGTGTCAAAAGAGGTTTGAAAATATAAATGCATGAACACGACAAGCCATTATGTCTCCCTatgagggagccagtcggccgagcggacagcacgctggacttgtgatcctgtggtccccgggttcgatcccgggtgccggcgagaaacaatgggcagagtttctttcacactatgcccctgttacctagcagtaaaataggtacctgtgtgttagtcagctgtcacgggctgcttcctgggggtggaggcctgatcaaggaccaggccgcggggacactaaagccccgaaatcatctcaagataacctcaagataaccgcctTTACAAGTTATAATATAAAACTTAAGCAAATGTAATTAGTTAATAGTCAATTTTAAGAGCTCACCTGTTTCTGGTTTGAGAAGAAATATTTGATACATGAGGCAATGTTGGTTGAAGATTGAGGTGATGGTTGGAGAATACTGGAGAACTCGCAGTCTTATTATGAGAACTGTCTGGAGAACTTAGAGAGTCCAAGGGAACATGTGCACGTTGTAATCTTCTTATGGCAGAATATAATCTCTTCAAATCTCCAAGGATCTTAAGAAAAACATTTATAATCAACTTAAGAAAATAACCCACACATCTAGAATATAAACAAAACTTCTGACTTGAAGGTTTTCAATAAAATTTTATATTGAAGTATTGGCTGCTCAAAGTAAAGTTGGTAAAACATTGGGTCTAACTTTAACAATGTGCTCACTTTCCTCTACTCATactgcaagtaattatcaaaagaaagcaccaggCAAGGAAGACTACACAAGCACCATTGCTCTTTCAGCAAGACACCCAATTTAGAACCTATTCAAAACTACTTACATCAACACAATAAGGCTCAAAACATGATCAATGAACTCTCCACTAATAATGACAGTTAAAAGAAACATATTACATATTCACTCACTGTGATCTTCAGATCTTCCTTGAGATCCTTCTCAGTGAGAAGTAAAAGCACTTCTCCATTTATTTTATGGTGTGAAAATGCTGCTTTATACTGTGCAAAGCCTTGTTCTTCGAGCCAGATCCCAACATCAACAATGGTCCAAAAATCTGGGTTGCTACTAATCATCTTGGTTACCTTCATGAGAAGCTTCTTATATCTCACTTTTCTGCatggtgcaaaaaaaaaaaaaaaaaaacgaaattaaaAGCTCCTTAATCCTGCCATACAGTACCTATTTTACATAAAAATTATACGATAGCATTCAGTTTAATGgaaaataacattaaaaaatATCATGGAACTACTATGACACTTGACAAACACAACCTTCCTTAACCCAAGATAACCCTCCCACAGCAGTGCTTCCATATTGGTACCACCTTTCTCCTggtcaatattttttataataattatatatctcCTATTATCTTTTACATTTATAGTGGAACATTTAACAACAAAAATGCATGGGAAAATGCATTTCTAAGAAAATATGGTCCCAATAATGTGATATCAAACCACAAACATTCGTAAGAGAATACCATTCTTGTATTTTTTGTGGGGATGGGTTCTAttatttttctaatatttttatGAAGTATTTATTTCCATATActgaatatttttatttatttatttatatatatatatacaaaagttcttacattcttataaTGCCAATAGTACTCAAGAGCATTTTGTGCAGGTCCTTAATCGTAATCTTTTCCCaggaatacgacccaccaaatcgtttaacaatcaggtgtaaactgctgggtgaacagaggctacagttaaggattgacacccggtcaatcctccccagccaagATTCCAACCCAGACCAAAGTATTCGCGAAGCATCAGGGCAATTGTTTTACCACCGTGCCAAAAAATTAGAAAATGCATGCTGGGCCGACCCGTAGAACAGCAGCAGTAGAGGaacaagggggaggggaagggacttGCACACCAAATACCCATGTGCTGTGAGACCAAAGGACATTTAATACGGAATGAGAGACCATTAGCAGAACATTCATTAGCTTGGAGCCCAAACATCAGCTAGGAATCAAATGGAAAAAGAAACTACTGTATTAACACATCAACTAGTCATGCACAGATCAAGGCcagcacaatttttttttttatgaaaaaacTTTTTTCCCCAAAAAATATTGATAATTTAAGGATCACAGAGGTGAATAAATATTATGCACTGCCAGAAAATAAGGCGACTCATGACATGTCTGGAGGAGGTAGTCCCACAACCTCAGAGAAGGTATCACTTGACATATAAGGAAAAACAACTTGATCACAGGGAAAGCAACACTGGCCAAAGTCGGAATAAAATGAAATGCTAGCACACACACAATGCAGATAACAAACATGTTGACCAGTCGCCTGCATAGCATAAACATAATCATGAatcataaatttcaataaatgtagcAATGTTCCAAGGAAAGTCGGCACCACTTAGTTGAATAGCAATTAGTAAATGATGGGTTCAATAGACTTGCAAGTGCCATCTGGTAGTAGATAggcacacctcagcaagagcatttATCCCACAATAATGATAATTTGTCTTGTTTATCCTAGTGGTACCTAAGTTTTTTCAATTAGTCACTCATTGCAACTATGAATTCTGGTGGGTTTTCTCATTTTATGGATAAGCACTGATCCCTTGCCTTGAAGAGCGAGCCTGATTCTGGTCGCGGCTCCCAGTAGGCGATGGGTGGATCACGGAAGTCTGATGTCTTGGGTTAATGGTGTGGTACCAGTGAAGTCTGAGAACTGCTGTAGTCTCTCTCATTAAACTAAATAAAAACTGGTTTTGAGCTTCCATTTTCTATTAAAAAAGCAGGTCTAGTAACCCCATACAGAAGAAGGCATTAAATCTTCCCAATACAGTATACTGAACATCCATATCAATGCAAGAAATATTTACCATGACACGCATGCTCCCCCAAGGATTTTAATGTATTTTAGTTGTACTGTATTACAAAATAAATCTGTTCTATTCCCACAACACCAATTTGTTAACTTCTCATTGgtttttcaaattttttaaaTTTCTAATATAAATCATTATTCTTATATTATGGTTTATATTAGTATAAACCATTCTAATATAAACCATCCTTTACATATTTATCATTAATCTTCATAGCACTCACAACAGTGACACTCTTGAACAGGAACTGATTTTTCCTGACATTTAGATTTCCTGCATCTGGTGACATTTTCCTTGAACAACTTAACTAATTCAGGCACCAGGCCCAAACTTCTGTCCCAAACGCCAGATGTCTGGATGAACATTTGAAGACGTTGAAACTATTGCACAGTATTGTTCCCATGCATTTCTAAAACTTGCCTACCCTAGTGAACGCTTGTTTTTGAAGCATTACTGCTTATTGTAGTGAAAGCAGTATATCTTCGGCTACCAGGAAATGTTTCAAATACTGTATATATGAAACATGAAATTATGAAACAGATGAAATTATTCAtatgaaattatttaaattttatgGTTTCAATAACAAAGCCTGTTAGGATTATCAAGGTCCCCCTATACCAACTCCCGTCATTCCATTTATGATTAAAGTGTAATCATAAATGCATTTAGTCCACCACCATGCAACAtatggacaaaggaggagctggATAATAAACGAGAGGATCTTATAACAATAATAGAGATTGTAGCGAGagcagataaggatagataacgcCTGTTGGCAGTCAGCGACTTTAATTTGAAAGCCATAGACTGGGAGGCAcatgaagctagaacagaggactTTTGAACCTGTAGAATTGTAAACCTCATCCGAAAACATTCATGTATTAACATGTTAAATAAGCTAGGTTTAGGGAAGGGGATGTTGCCGCCAtgctgatatttaccaggaaagaggaagagatatttgacattcagtaccttcctccattgggtaaaagtgaccatgtctttttgggaatacagtatgcaatgcgttataatctggataaAAATgaagttgaagcagttgaaaaatctgatttcaggagaggacattatggggaacttagaaattcttcaaggaatttgactggaaagacttgctgttaggaagtaaatgagatgaatgtcaagtgttgtaaaatatatgataaaggcacaaatttataccaaagcagagatgcagaactaagaaacaggattggttcaacagaaattgtgagaggggggCCAGAgaccaagacacaaaaatggaatcaatatagttaaaggtcaaacccccaaacatacaagcgatacaaagatgcgagaaacaactacagtaCACAGCAGTGAGAAAAGAGGAAGAAACAAATTTTAAGAAAGGGATAGCTGACAAaaataaaacagaaccaggcctattctataaattcatcaacaacaaattgcaggtaaaggataatattcagaggttttgtacaaaattaaatcttcagaaaaccagacacaataagaattccagagaacatcatagagcacatagaggtgtctagagatgaagtagaaaaaaatgctcaaggagctaagtaagaacaaagcagttggcccaggagTTTCACAAAGGGTTCTGAGAATGTGCACCTAAGCTCAGCATtctacttcaactgatttttaagGCATTCCTGTGTACCAGAgtcctagcagatgtgtggaaaaaggctaacatagttccaatctacaaaagtggcagcaaggaagacccctcaattatagacctgtaacactgacaagtgtaatagtcaaaaatagagaataataataaaaactaaatgggtagaacacctggagaaaaaccatATAATaacagtatttttttttactcagtttctatgatcaagccacAGAGATTTCACAGGAAAGAGacagttgggttgactgcatctatctggacctaaaaaaaaactTTCAACAGTTCCACATAGGAGgaggttctggaaactggaacacattGGGAGAGTGACAGGTATGCTAAAATGGATGAAAAAATttttaactgacagaaaaatgtgggcagtaatcagaggcaatgtactgtatcggactggagaaatgtcacgtgtggagtaccacagggttcagttcttgtatcTCATGAtgttaagataatagggaagataagaaaccgagATGATTGTCacacccttcaagaagacctggacaaaataagtgtatggattaCCACTTAGcaaatagaatttaatgtgaataaatgccaagtggaaaaaaattgtgaaaaatgtggaaaaagataacatagaccccacacaacctataaattgtgAAGAAActttaaagaattttgataaagagatctaggggtggttctagataaaaacTATCaatctgaggaccacataaaaacattgtgcaaggagcctatgctacactttctaacttaagaattgcttttaaatacatggatggcaaaatactaaaagaattgttcacaacttttgttcaaccaaagctggaatatgcagcaattgtatggtgcccatatcttaagatatGGTGTACCATACACCATATATGGTGGCACATCATATCTTAAGATATGTGCCCACATATATGGTGTATGGTACACCATAtatgtgcccatatcttaagatatgggcacatcaacaaactggtacaggtgcaaagacatgcaactaaatagctcccagaactgaaggacaaaagctatgaggagaggttaggcaTTAAAATATGTCAAACTAGTAGATAGAAGAaagagaggcgatatgatcactacatacaaaatagtaatgggagtcgataaaattgataaggaagaatTACCAAGACCtgtaacttcaagaacaagaggtttaaCCTCTTGAAGAATCTAGATCTTTCAAGAAATCTTGAAACCCCTAAATCTTTCAAGAacaagatttaaactaactaaacaaagccgccaaagaaatataagaaaattcactttcgcaaacagtggtagacggatggaacaagttaggcaagaaggtggtggaggccaaaaccatcagcagTTTcatagcgttatatgacaaaatgtgctgggaagatgggacaccacaagcgtagctctcatcctgtaactacactttggtaattaaatTTCtgacgcaggcgatgagtcacaataacgtggctaaagtatgttgaccagaccacacactagaagatg of the Procambarus clarkii isolate CNS0578487 chromosome 56, FALCON_Pclarkii_2.0, whole genome shotgun sequence genome contains:
- the LOC123770689 gene encoding sphingomyelin synthase-related protein 1 isoform X2, with amino-acid sequence MKVTKMISSNPDFWTIVDVGIWLEEQGFAQYKAAFSHHKINGEVLLLLTEKDLKEDLKITILGDLKRLYSAIRRLQRAHVPLDSLSSPDSSHNKTASSPVFSNHHLNLQPTLPHVSNISSQTRNRTYSSDSQASDLPDQQKFGGLRRPSGVATQLRPEYMKTIISCLYMFLVTWITAIVMVFVHDRVPDRERHPPLPDIFLDNVPHIPWAFQLCEITIILLTTTWLVILFFHKHRSIAIRRFCALSGSVFLLRCATMFITSLSVPGSHLECEPRDPSDLLTQLEHAWIIWQGGGLSIKGVRTCGDYMFSGHTTALTLLNFFITEYTPRRMYYLHIASWVLNTFGIFFILAAHEHYSIDVFIAFYITSRMFLYYHSLANNRALHQRDSFRTKIWFPMFSYFEAYIDGIVPNEYSNPMCKANLVYFWNILIETPNKKVFSVGKKKEKHK